ACCCGGAAGGATGTCGACGATCGCCTCGCCGACCTCCGGGATGAACGCGTCGACATAGACGAGTGCCCGCACGTCGCCGCCCTTCAGAGCGGCCCCGCTGATCACGGCGCCGCCGTAGGAGTGGCCGGCGAGCACGACGGGTCCGCTGGTGTGCTGGGCGAGGAACGCGCCGACATAGGTGGAGTCCCAGACGGCGCCGCGCAGCAGGTTCGGGGCGCCGAGCACGGTGTAGCCGCGCTCGCGCAATGAGGTGATGACGGGGTTCCAGCTGGCGTTGTCCGCCCACGCTCCGTGGACGAGGACGATGGTGGGGAGCGGCATGGGTCGTTTCCTTCGCTTGACGGGTTCGGGTGGGAGGCTGTGGTGCGCAGGAACGGCGTCAGGCTAGAGCGACGGTGCGCCCGGCGTCTAGCCCTGAAACCGCTCTCATAGGGCTTCCCCGCTCTCAGCGAACCCACAGCATCGCCGGGACCAACCGCGCCCTCCCCGCTGTTGACATCACTGACGGCGCAGCAGCCTGAACGCCAGGAGCTCGCCGAAGGAGGACATGTGACACAGGACTACCGCAAGACCGCGGAGGCCGTCTCGCGACTCAGCCCGCAGCAGTACGCGGTCACGCAGGAGGCGGCGACAGAGCCGGCCTTCCGCAACCGGTTCTGGGACAACCACGACGCCGGGCTCTACGTCGACATCGTGTCGGGGGAGCCGCTGTTCGCGTCGGTCGACAAGTACGACAGCCGCTCCGGCTGGCCGAGCTTCACCGCTCCGGTCGACTCGGGCAACATCGTCGAGAACGTCGACCGCACCTACGGGATGGTGCGCACGGAGGTGCGCTCCGCCCACGGCGACAGCCACCTCGGCCACCTGTTCGACGACGGACCCGCCGAGGCGGGCGGGCTCCGCTACTGCATCAACTCCGCCGCCCTCCGCTTCATCCCGCTCGCCGAGCTGGAGGAGCAGGGCTACGGCGACTACATCCGACTGTTCGAGAAGGAGGACAAGTGATGACGACCGAGAAGGCGATCCTGGCCGGAGGCTGTTTCTGGGGCATGCAGGACCTCATCCGCAAGCGCGACGGCGTCGTGAGCACGCGCGTCGGCTACACCGGAGGCGACGTCCCGAACGCGACCTACCGCAACCACGGCACCCACGCCGAGGCGATCGAGATCGAGTACGACCCGTCGAAGACGTCGTACCGCGAGCTCCTGGAGTTCTTCTTCCAGATCCACGACCCGTCGACCAAGAACCGGCAGGGCAACGACATCGGTATGAGCTACCGCTCGGCGATCTTCTACGAGGACGACGCCCAGCGCCGCGTCGCCGAGGACACCATCGCCGACGTCGACGCCTCCGGCCTCTGGCCGGGCAAGGTCGTGACCGAGGTGGCCCCCGCCGGCCCGTTCTGGGAGGCGGAGCCGGAGCACCAGGACTACCTGGAGCGCATCCCGTGGGGTTACACCTGCCACTTCGCGCGCCCGGGCTGGGTGCTCCCGAAGCGCCAGGAGGCGACGGCGAGCTAGTGTGCTAGCCAGTCGCGATGACGCCTACGGGCGGCCGACCGTTGTGACAAGCCAGGGCCACGAATCGTGGCCCTGGCTTGCTCAATCAAGATGAATACCGACATACTTCAAATACATATATTTGTACCAAGAATACGTACCTCTAGGTTCCTAATGTGCGACATCGGCGTCGCAGAGAGAGCAGGTGCCAATGAGGCGACCACCAGTTCGAGAAAAGACCAGACGGACCCTTCGTAGCCGAACATTGGGTGCAGCATTCACTGCCGTGGCACTCGTCGCAGCGACGCTCGCGTGGGCTGCTCCAAGCTGAGGGCTCACCGGATCAGCCCTCGGTGCCCTCGCGGGCGATCCGAACTCCTGGGCCTGGTTCGCGGGCGGAGCGACGATCCCTACCCTCTGCGCCATCGGCGTGTACACGAGAGAGCGCAAAGCGCGACCCCGCCATCACTGAGCGGCGCCCACCCGCTCCAGCAGCACCGCCACCTCCATGTGCCCGGTCTGCGGGAACATGTCGAGCACGCGCCCGGCACGGAGGGTGTACGACGGCATCCCGGCGAGGTCTTTCGCGAGGCTCGCCGGGTTGCAGCTGGAGTACACGACGTGCCGGGCGCCGCTGCGTTCGAGCCAGCCGGTGAGGTCGGCGCCGATGCCGCGGCGGGGCGGGTTGACGATGACGAGCTCGGGGGCTGCGGCGGCGCCGAGGGCGAAGGCCGTGGCGTCCTGGGCGCGGAACGCCACCTGCGGCAGGCCGGCGGCGGCGGCCGTCGCGCGGGCGCTGCGCACGGCCTCCTTGCTGGTCTCCACACCGACGACGCGGCGGCCGGGGGCGGCGACGTGGAGGGCGAAGCCGCCGACCCCGCAGTACAGGTCCCACACGCTCGCGGGGGAGACCGCGTCGACCCACTCGGCGACCTGGGCGTAGAGCCGCTCGGCGACCGCCGTGTTGGTCTGGAAGAAGCTCTGCGGCCGGAGGCGGAGGCTCACGTCGCCGAGCCGCATCACGAGCGACGCGTCGGGGGTGAGCACGATCTCCCGGTCGCCCTCCACGACAGCCTTGTGGTCGGGCTGGAGGTTGGCCGACACGACGCGCGCGTTCGGCAGTTCGCGCAGCAGCCCGGGCAGCCCGCGGCGGATGCGGGCGACGGCCGACTCGTCGCGCAGCACGAACCGGATCATCAGCTCGTCGTCGGGGGAGGCCGTGACGAGCACGTACTTCAGCTCCCCGCGCCGCGCGGGCACGTCGTAGGGGACGAGCCGCGTCCGCGTCACGAACCGGGCGAGCACCGGCAGCGCCGCCCGCACGCCGGCAGCGCAGATGCCGCACTCGCGCAGGTCGACGCCGCGCCCGGCCTCGTCGAGGATGCCGATGGTGGGGGCGTCGACCGTGCCGCCGACGACCATCTTGGCCTTGTTGCGGTAGCCGGAGGGGCTGCTCGCGACCGGCGGGAGCCACTCCGGGTCGCCGAACGGCGCCAGCAGCTCGCGCGCCAGGCGGTCCTTGTCGGCCAGCTGTGTGCCGTACGGCACGTCGAGGAGGGTGCACGAGCGGCACCGGCCGGCGTCGTAGTACGAACAGTCCATGAGAATGGTGCCCCCAGTAGGATTTGAACCTACGGCCTTCTGCTCCGGAGGCAGACGCTCTATCCCCTGAGCTATGGGGGCCAGGAGTGCCTCACCAGCCTAGCAGCCTCGCGCGGCGGCTCCGAAACGAGCGACGCGAAGCGGCCCGAAGCCGGCGCGGTCAGCCCTGCGGCAGGTTCCCCAGCACGCTCTCCATCAGCTGCGCCGCATCCCCGGGCTCGAAGAACGCGGTCGACTCCGCGACGATCCACCACGCTCCGCGGAAGATCTGCACCTGCCCCGAGCTGCCCGGCTTGAAGTAGCCCTCGAGCGGCGGTGCGCCGTACGTCGGAACCGGCTGGGCCGCAGTGATGGCGGCGTTCTTCAGCCCGTCCATCGCGCTCGCCGGCGGCTGCGCGACCGCGATCTGGATGACGTCGCCGCTGGACTGGTTCGACCAGGCGCAGGTCTGGCCCTGCCAGTCCTTCACCTTCTGCTCCAAGGAGTCCTTCTCCGGCGCATAGCCGGCGTCGACGCCGACGTTGGGGTTGTACGCGTAGAGCTGCTCCGGCGTGAGGATCTGGTCGCAGGTGAGCGTCACCGGCGTCGGCGGGTCGGTCGGCGTCGGGGTGGGGGTCGGCGTCTCCTCTCCGGCGGCGGGGGAGGAGGTGGCGGGGGCGGTGGAGCCGGGCGCGGCCTTCGAGGCGCAGCCGGCCAGCAGCAGCGAGCCGCTGATGGCGACCACGGCGACGGCGACACGGGCGGCGGAGCGGGAGGAGAGGGACATGCTGCGTTCGTTCTTCCGGTTCGTGCCGATCGGGCGTCGGGCGTGGCTGGTCGGGCGCGTCGCGACGACCCTATCAAGCGCCGGTAGAATCGATGCTCATGACTCCCGCTGACCTCTCCGCCGCCCTGCTCGACATCGTCACGACGGTGGTCGACCGGCGACGCGAGGGCCAGGGCGACGCCCAGGGCGAGGGAGCCGGGGGGACGGCCGTGCTGACCCTCACCGTCGACGACGTGCCGCTGGAGCGTCCGAAGAACCGCGATCACGGCGACTGGTCGTCCAACGTCGCCATGCGTCTGGCGAAGCGCGTCGGCGCGAACCCGCGCGAGCTCGCGACCGAGATCGCCGACGCCGCCGCCGGCATCGACGGCGTCGCCTCCGCCGAGGTCGCCGGCCCCGGCTTCATCAACTTCCGGCTCGACGCGGCCGCCGCGGGGCAGCTGGCGAAGACCATCGTGGAGAGCGGGGAGGCGTACGGCCGTGGGCACCTCTACGACGGCCTCCTGGTCAACCTCGAGTTCGTCTCCGCGAACCCGACCGGTCCCATCCACCTGGGCGGAGCCCGCTGGGCGGCCGTCGGCGACAGCCTGGCCCGCATCCTGCAGGCCGAGGGCGCCGACGTGACCCGCGAGTACTACTTCAACGACCACGGCTCGCAGATCGACCGGTTCGCGCGCAGCCTCCTCGCCGCGTATCTCGGCGAGCCGACGCCGGAGGACGGCTACGGCGGCGACTACATCGCCGAGATCGCCGCGGCCGTCGACGCGGAGTACGACGGCGACCTCTCGACGCTGCCGCGCGAGCAGCAGCAGGAGGTCTTCCGCTCGCTCGGCACGCAGCGCATGTTCGCGGAGATCAAGGACCGCCTGCACTCCTTCGGCGTCGACTTCGACGTGTACTTCCACGAGGACTCGCTGCACGCCTCCGGCGCCGTGGAGCGGGCGATCGAGCGGCTGCGCGAGCAGGGCCACGTCTTCGAGGAGGACGGCGCGATCTGGCTGCGCACGACCGACTTCGGCGACGACCGCGACCGCGTCATCATCCGCTCCAACGGCGAGCCCGCCTACATCTCCGGCGACATCGGCTACTACCTCGACAAGCGCGAGCGCGGCTTCGAGCAGAACATCATCATGCTGGGCGCCGACCACCACGGCTACGTGGGCCGGCTGATGGCGATGGTGGAGGCGTTCGGTGACGTGCCGAACGTCAACCTCCAGATCCTCATCGGCCAGCTGGTCAACCTCGTCAAGGACGGCGAGCCGGTCAAGATGTCCAAGCGTGCCGGCACGATCGTCACCCTCGACGACCTGGTCGACGCGGTCGGCGTGGACGCGGCCCGCTACGCGCTCGTGCGCTCGTCGACCGACTCGCAGCTCGACATCGACCTCGACCTGCTCGCCAAGCGCAGCAATGAGAACCCGGTCTTCTACGTGCAGTACGCGCACGCCCGCACCCGCTCGGTCGCCGCGAACGCGACCGCGGCCGGCGTCGACCTGAGCTCCTTCGCGCCGGAGCTGCTGACGCACGAGACCGAGGCCGCGCTGCTGGGCGGCCTGCAGGAGTTCCCGCGCATCGTCGCGCAGGCCGCCGAGCTGCGCGAGCCGCACCGCGTGGCCCGCTACGTGGAGGAGCTGGCCGGGCTGTACCACGCCTGGTACGGCGTCCGCGACGG
The sequence above is a segment of the Leifsonia williamsii genome. Coding sequences within it:
- the msrB gene encoding peptide-methionine (R)-S-oxide reductase MsrB; the encoded protein is MTQDYRKTAEAVSRLSPQQYAVTQEAATEPAFRNRFWDNHDAGLYVDIVSGEPLFASVDKYDSRSGWPSFTAPVDSGNIVENVDRTYGMVRTEVRSAHGDSHLGHLFDDGPAEAGGLRYCINSAALRFIPLAELEEQGYGDYIRLFEKEDK
- the msrA gene encoding peptide-methionine (S)-S-oxide reductase MsrA, whose translation is MTTEKAILAGGCFWGMQDLIRKRDGVVSTRVGYTGGDVPNATYRNHGTHAEAIEIEYDPSKTSYRELLEFFFQIHDPSTKNRQGNDIGMSYRSAIFYEDDAQRRVAEDTIADVDASGLWPGKVVTEVAPAGPFWEAEPEHQDYLERIPWGYTCHFARPGWVLPKRQEATAS
- the rlmC gene encoding 23S rRNA (uracil(747)-C(5))-methyltransferase RlmC; translation: MDCSYYDAGRCRSCTLLDVPYGTQLADKDRLARELLAPFGDPEWLPPVASSPSGYRNKAKMVVGGTVDAPTIGILDEAGRGVDLRECGICAAGVRAALPVLARFVTRTRLVPYDVPARRGELKYVLVTASPDDELMIRFVLRDESAVARIRRGLPGLLRELPNARVVSANLQPDHKAVVEGDREIVLTPDASLVMRLGDVSLRLRPQSFFQTNTAVAERLYAQVAEWVDAVSPASVWDLYCGVGGFALHVAAPGRRVVGVETSKEAVRSARATAAAAGLPQVAFRAQDATAFALGAAAAPELVIVNPPRRGIGADLTGWLERSGARHVVYSSCNPASLAKDLAGMPSYTLRAGRVLDMFPQTGHMEVAVLLERVGAAQ
- a CDS encoding iron ABC transporter ATP-binding protein, translated to MSLSSRSAARVAVAVVAISGSLLLAGCASKAAPGSTAPATSSPAAGEETPTPTPTPTDPPTPVTLTCDQILTPEQLYAYNPNVGVDAGYAPEKDSLEQKVKDWQGQTCAWSNQSSGDVIQIAVAQPPASAMDGLKNAAITAAQPVPTYGAPPLEGYFKPGSSGQVQIFRGAWWIVAESTAFFEPGDAAQLMESVLGNLPQG
- the argS gene encoding arginine--tRNA ligase; this encodes MTPADLSAALLDIVTTVVDRRREGQGDAQGEGAGGTAVLTLTVDDVPLERPKNRDHGDWSSNVAMRLAKRVGANPRELATEIADAAAGIDGVASAEVAGPGFINFRLDAAAAGQLAKTIVESGEAYGRGHLYDGLLVNLEFVSANPTGPIHLGGARWAAVGDSLARILQAEGADVTREYYFNDHGSQIDRFARSLLAAYLGEPTPEDGYGGDYIAEIAAAVDAEYDGDLSTLPREQQQEVFRSLGTQRMFAEIKDRLHSFGVDFDVYFHEDSLHASGAVERAIERLREQGHVFEEDGAIWLRTTDFGDDRDRVIIRSNGEPAYISGDIGYYLDKRERGFEQNIIMLGADHHGYVGRLMAMVEAFGDVPNVNLQILIGQLVNLVKDGEPVKMSKRAGTIVTLDDLVDAVGVDAARYALVRSSTDSQLDIDLDLLAKRSNENPVFYVQYAHARTRSVAANATAAGVDLSSFAPELLTHETEAALLGGLQEFPRIVAQAAELREPHRVARYVEELAGLYHAWYGVRDGSTRILPHGEEPVTDLHRTRLWLNEATSQVIRNGLGLVGVSAPERM